The following nucleotide sequence is from Paralichthys olivaceus isolate ysfri-2021 chromosome 22, ASM2471397v2, whole genome shotgun sequence.
ATGTCGTTGTGTCTaaactattggctacactgccccccacaTAATTCCCAGTGGTCCTGCCtagtttcatctgtttcatctgtatCTCTAAGCTTAAAGAAGACATGCACAAACAcggacaaaatgaaaatggaataTGAACAGAGGGCTTCTGTATACAAATGTAACATTGAGCATGAATGAGCCTTGGGTTTTTGTATTGATTTGAATTTTTTGGTTCACTTTTTTGCCTCGCAGTTTCAGCCTCTTGCCTGTAGGGGTGCtgcaatgttttgctttttttttggaCCAATCGTCCAGTGAAAATCAATTTGGAATACAGTGCAATCTTGGAATGCCATATGTGACCTTGCAAATATTAACCTCTTTTCATAAACCAAACTCACAGCACTCATCATAATTAAATACCAGAATAATATAACAGTGTAATGGCTTGTTGTTTGAAACATCTAAGCCATAGCTGAACGCTGAGTCGATTTCGCGGTAAGCCATACATTTCAAGTTAAGACCACGCAAGGAATTCCACCATTCACTCTCATCAAAAAAACCAGAGGCTTGCAGCCTGCCCTTGACTGTTTTTCCAGGCCTTGAGTCTTGTTTTTAGGCACAACAAACGCTGCATTGGACTTGTTTCCTTTGGCCCTTTGCTCCCTCCCTGAGGCCTCCTCACCATCCCATATTAAGCTACACTCTTTGGATACTGTTCCCTCTGAAGGGAAAGATTTAGCTTTGGGTATAGCACCACTCCAGTAGCATCATTCCCAATCCTCCCCGGCCCTGGACCCTTGAGTCAATATGAATagttttgaatctcagtcaagCAAAAAAATACAATAGCCACCATGTCCAAAGCCTTTTCAAGATTGGGGTAAAAACACCAAAGTAAGTTTGATGCTGGATTGATCACTCTGGATGAAAATGTGTTGGACAATGACATGAATATCCGCCCACATAGGTCACTGTGAAAATGTGGGTGAAGAAGGAATACCAAAGGGATGTCTCAAATATCATTGAATTTGCCAGGATTTGGCTCAATGAATCACTCCTTTCCTTTTCACTCGTATTCACTTTCATGAATTTCACTTACACATTCATATGACTGCATGAGTGTCTTCTCCTGGGATCAAAAAAACCCCCATCAATAACTCTGACTAAAGTTCTCCTGACTCCTCTCCTAGATATTGGAGAATggtctgcagagacacaggatAATAGACGATGATTAATCGGAGACAGTCAAGGTTAAAAGTTGAAAAATGAGTGAAGTCATCGTGCTTGTCTCTTAAGTTCAAATCTAACCCATGTATGTGGGTAATAAGCAAATACAGGTCaatagtttagtttagtttgataGTTTAAAGTGTACTGTAGGTAGGCAGGGCTGTCTACTTTTGGTTATAgggttttcacttttttttaatacatataaatgtctttatttagAGACATTCCTATAGGGGTTGACTCTACATAAGCATTAAGCCCTCAAGGTCCAAGATGGTTTGAAACACTGAGTGGCTtaatgagccatgttcaacccatTAATGTAGAGCTTTTGTAAATTTGGATAATAAATTGATTGtaaaaccagcattaatgtatttcatcGATTAACATACGATTTAGTTTACAGCTCAGACACATGTAAGTTAGCATTATCtctttaatgataaatattgtCCTACAGGTGGGGAACAGGTGAATGGAGTTCTTGCTCTGCGACCTGTGGGGTTGGTCTGATGACCCGCACTGTGGCTTGTACCCACCGTCCATCTCGGGACAGCAACCAGACTGAGGTTTTGAGGGATGAAGACTGTCAAAATCCCAAACCCAGTCCCGTCCAAGCCTGCAACCGCTTTGACTGCCCTCCTATGTGGGACACATACGACTGGGGAAAGGTAAAAGGAAGTTCACCAACACTAAATGGCCAACCCAGTAGTTAATCTCATGCATGTAGCACTCTAATATTTTCATCTCTGTAGTGCTCCCAGAGCTGTGGCGGTGGAGTTAAAAGGAGGAAGGTCCTGTGCAAGCAGCGGCTGGCAGATGGCAGCATCTTGGAGTTACCTGACACTTTCTGCCCTTCCAGAAGCCCAGCAAGCCAGCAGCCCTGCACCAAGCAAGAGTGTCCACCTCACTGGGTCACAACAGACTGGTCCCAGGTAAGCTTCCATTAAAGCAACAAGCTCCCTTTTTTAACTGGTCAAAatggtgtatataaagatggacattgcaacatttcaccccattttttGTATGAAATAGCtcattaaataactaattaaagcCAAACTTGTGGAACATTTAGCACATCATACACCTATACTCGAACCAACCACCAGGTGGGGATCAAGActctttgacttcacttttggggagctgtcatgtctatgatcaaaatcaaaatataaagccatatgtacagtatatgcagGGTCTCATTTTCATGTtgtgaaataacatttattcTTCCAGTGTTCTGTGACCTGCGGAAATGGCATTCAGACTCTCCAGGCCATCTGCAGGAAACTCGGGGAGGATGGGCGTTACTCGACAATAGACACTAAGAACTGCACCCTCATTGGCCGACCGACCAGAATCCGACCATGCTTGCTCAGGCTCTGTGAAAGTAAGAAACTCTCtgtttaattgcattaaatTCATTTGAACTGGTAACAGAAGGGAGATTGACAGAAAAAGTTGATACTAAACAAAAGAAATACCATAGCGAAGTTATCTCAAAGGAAATCAATGGAAAAttaaatcattcatttattcactgGTCATGTCAATTTCACCCCAGACCCTAGCAAGCCTGAGCCCACCATACTGACCCAGAAGAAGGTCTACATCCAGTGGAGGAAGGGCAGGAAGATACAGTTGGCAGTGGGAGGCCATGGTTACCTCCTGCCCTGGACAACTGTGGTCCTCCGCTGCCCGACACGCCACTTCCGCAAAGGCCAAATTCGATGGCTGAAGGAAGGGAAACCCCTGCTCAGCCTCCCACACCTCTCCATAACACCACTGGGATACGTGAAGATCCACCAGCTCCGTGCGTCTGACGCTGGGATTTACACGTGCGCAGCAGGCCAAGCACGAGAGCATTTTGTCCTCAAGATCATTGGCAGCAAAAATAAGCTCTCAGTTCCCCAGTCATGGCTCCTCACAGAGGGACAACAAAAGATAGTGCAGTCTGACTTGGCCTCAACAGGAGACATATTTCAAAAGCTACCCATTTCCCTCAACCAATATGACAACATTGTTGAGCATTTGCTTGAACTCAAAGGCTTTGTCCAAGATGAGAAAGACATCACTGATAAACGACACTCTGGTGAAAAGCACAGGTCGACCCTGGAGGACGAGAGAACCAGCGTGGAAGCTTCTGGCCCAGTCGTACTCATCGCTGACACAGACAGGCTGGATGAGATCATGCACAGCCTCTCTGAAGGCCTAGGGGGATCACAAGGAGAACAACTCATTGCTCAGTTGCTCAGTGAGCTCACCATGACACAAGGTGAAACGAATGACTCTACTCTTCACCCACCAGAGAGTGCAGAATTCTCTACCCAAGGACCGCCTCTTTACAAACCGAAAATCCACGCCACCAGGCCAAGAAACCCGGTAGTAATCCAACGGCCCAGGAAGGTTGGAGTCGTACCGTCGCCTGAAATGATAGTTCATGTAGGTTTGCCAGCTGTCCTGCAGAAACCAGTTGCTAGTTTGGAGTTGAGATGTGAGGCACTGGggagccctgaaccatcccgAACGTGGACAAAGAATGGAAAAGAGTTGCTCTACAATAGCAGGTTAGAACTACCCCTACAGCTTTTGTTGTATCAACGTAGCTGATTGTTCTTTGACAGAACTGTCTCAGATTGagagtttttttgtctttgtgttggcAGAGTAGGCCTGTTGCCCACTGGTTCACTTCGGATTCAGTCTCCGAGCAAAGCAGACGAGGGTTTGTACACGTGCACCGCCAGGAACCGTTTTGGGTCTACTTCTCTTTCGTCTTGGCTTCAGATCACAGGTGAGATAAATGAACGCCCTCCCTTGTAAATATGTTGGAATAAAATATAGTTCTTGCAAGAAGATGATTTATTTAACCTTGAATGGTTTCAGTCAACCTATCAAAGTtttgaaaatattcaaaatatgatCTGAAATGCAGTTCAACGTAAATGGAACTTCTGGTTAGGGTTAAATGACACAGACCTAGCTGCTTGGTTCTGAACATAGTAGTCAGTTTCACcttcttgctgagagttagaAGAGAAGATCAATATTACTGTCTGTATGTCATAATATCTGTCTGTAATGAAGTCAGTCCTGGAACGCCCCCTCATCAGTATCCAAAATTGAACGggctcttccctgacccatactacacatccttccaccaagcttTCTGGAAAGTCTTTAAGTTATatctgtgtaatcttgcttacaaacaaacatataaaccaaccaacaagcACACGGGGGTGACAACACACAGGTaatcaaaaaatacatttatcacCTCTAAAACTTCCAAGTGCGATACAGCGTGATGATCATGAACATCTTTGTGATTTTAGTGAAAGCTGTTTTTGTAGCTACACATACAAACAATAGTCGATATGGCCCAGACTTCAAGTTGAGTTTGCCTTAATatgctgtcatgttgtccagtTTACAGTaatttgtgttgttcttttgtGGTTCGGGCTCAGAAATTCTGGGAAATCATTCTTTTcaactgagaaacacacacacacactcacagacataaCCACAGACACCGACACACAGTCAGCTTCTACATACTCATCTAGCTGAGTCACTGTATGACTGAATGTGTGCAGTGTGCCATGGCCTCGGTCACCTACGGGCTGCACTGTCCTCGGCCTCCTCTGTGTCCGGTGGGTCCCAGCTTCACTGCGTTCCCCATCAAAGCACCGCCATTTTGGGTTTTCCTGACACTCTAGCCCTTTTCCTCCCCATACGACAACAATTAGAGGTTTCAGGCAATGTTTCAAAGAAGATTTAGTCTGCACCTCGTCCGCCTGATCTATGTGGAAAGCATTAAAAGGCTTTAAAGTGCTGAGAAATGGCAAAGAAAAAGATTGGAGCTGTTGAACTGACAGCAGCTGTAGATAAATGGAGACATGATAATATTTGTTCGTGTTTATCGGGTATAACCACTGCAGTTGAGGGTTTATAATGTTGATTTTAATTAACATCACTGACTTTTGTACTGTCACAGATGGAAGAAAGAATATGACCCTGTTCAGATCTAATATGAACATCATCAAGTGATACAATAACAAGTGTTCAAGTATCAGGCGTGAACGCACGCTAATCCTCAGTTCGTCCTGAGATCCGATCACCCAAACACTCAGAGGTGGGGATTGACACATGTGGCCACAGTCAGTTTGCTGTGGGAATGCAAATGTGTCGGAATTACGAAGAACCGTCTACTCAGCTGACGCAACAGTTTCACAATGTAGTAGTTTTATGCTTCTCACTGATAAACACATAGATACACAATGATTAaatttttaatgttaaaattaCATTCCATGGTAGAGCGGCCCACAGTCTCTCCTGACTCGTCTCAGTCACAGGAGACACGTATTTTAATAAGTGTGAACAGACAAATTTAGAGCTAATCACTTGATTGGATCTCTCAcaatggatgttaataccaggtctgataAGTAGATGTTTGAGGCAATTATCCTCCCCTGCTCTACACATGTAttcttctctgctgttttttcaGGAAGCAAAGGAAAGAATTGTGGCCAAGGTAGCAGCATGGGAGCAAATGGCTCGATTTGCTCTGAGAGGAGTAACAGCAGCCAATCGGCAGAGCTGTGCCATGGACAAAGCTGTCGCCTCAGGTATCTTGCTCTGATGGTTGTGCCAGTGGAAATTCTGAATATAATTTTACATGCATTCCCAAATTCCTGCTTAGAAACCCTTAAAGAATTCCTTAAatggtttctctgtgtttcacaAAGGAAATTGTTGATAATGCAAATGCTCTTGGCTtggatttaaaaagtaaaaaacacttAAAGCTTCCCCCTAATCGTATTGTTCTCATTTTCCTATACAGTTGGATTAGGTGGCGAGTTGATCCTTGGTCCCTGTGTTCAGCCACTTGTGGAGGTGGGTCCCAGACCAGGAGTGTCCGCTGCATGAGGGGTCCTGAGGGAAGGTCTAGAGAGGTGGAGGGCCAGCTCTGCCTTGACACAGGCAGGAGACCCTCTGACAGCAGGCTATGCAACCTCCTGCCCTGTGCCAGATGGGCCACCACCTCTTGGGGGCCGGTGAGATTACTCATTACTGAGCAGACATGGATCGTGTCAAGGCTGTTTAGGTGTTCAAATTTGACAAATTCAAATTCCTggtcatttattttgcagttgtTTTGATAATTTACTTTACTATTTACTAGTATAACCTGTCAGTTTTGTTCTCTAAATGATTCAAGGGGAAGCACACTGCTTTTCCTTCCTCAACTACCATGAGGAAGGAAtagtttattatatatatatatcctaaAAAACTGAACTTgcttttgattttaataaaaagtcCTCTTTCAGTGTCATGGTCAGTGTATAGGTCCAAGTCTGGCCACACAGCACCGCCATGTGTTCTGCCAAAACACGAACGGCACCAAAGTCCCACACAGGATGTGTAGTGGACTCCACAGGTAAATGTATACGCCATTAAGTGTTTACTGTTGATGCCGAAAAGGACAGTGAATGCAGTGATTGAACTCACCAGAGTTGTGCGTTTGTATTTTCAGGCCCAGCTCTCTGAAGAATTGCTCCACAGAGGGCTGCTCCCTCCACTGGCGCGTCGGCCCGTGGACCCAGTGCACTGCCACCTGTGGAAGACACGGCTTCCAGTCGCGTCCAGTTACCTGCGCTCACCGTCGAACCAGCAAGGCCACACGGGAACATCACTGCATGTGGAGGCCTCGCCCTCCCAGTTGGCAGCGGTGCAATATTTTGTCCTGTGGAAGAGGTGAGGAACAATTTTATTCCAAGGGATTTTATGTTGgacaatatacacacacacatacttataTAAATGTCTGTGTACCAGGTTGTTGCCGTGAGTCCCATTCTATGACATACATAGCTTATTTCTGTGGTCTGCCCTAAGTATATCATTAAAAGAATAACTTGCATTCCCTTTCAGTTTCTTCTGATATTTCGAGGTATTTCCAAAGTTTCTGCTGGAATGTCATTCTCAATACAAAAAAGAGGAATGGAATTTGACTTGCGgtactgaaaaaaaagagacacaatGTACTGGTTACATAAATTAACCCACAGACCTCAATTTGCGAGGAAAAGAGTCCCTATGAAAACCATTTAGAGACTTGttgacatgttgttgtttttaaaagtatttttttcagcCTTTTAAAAACCAGGCATGAAATTCCACAAGCCGGGGTTTTATTTAGGTGCCAGACGATTCAGAATTTCAAATTTCAACTCTTTTGCATAAAATTGAAAGGGTTTCTCTCAGAAgtatttgtggttttgtttcacTGACTAACCCGGGAGATTAAAATTAATTcataaacatttagatttattgtAATAGCTGTATAATGCTGATTCTTCTCACGAAAGTCTATAGGCTTAAACTGAGTATGTGTTGTAAACTGTATCTGCCGTGTATTCCAGCAGGAGAATGTCGAGACAGCACGAGGTACTGTGAGAAGGTTCGACAGCTGGAGCTCTGCCCACTGCCCCAGTTTAAGAGTCGCTGCTGCCACTCCTGCCAAAACACCTGAAACGCGGATGGGGGACGAGAGATGAAGGCTGTGGAAAACCTGAATTAGCCAGGGAAGGACCCAACAGAGACTTGAACCCTCTACGCCCCATCCCAATGCCAATTTTGATTAACGGTTTTGGATGGGGATACCTCTGTGTGGGGGAATGTTGGAGAGGCTGTGATCTATTTTCGTCAAAAGATGCCATGTGTGGGTTTCAATTACAAAGTAATGTTTTGAGAGGAGTGACGTGTCTGTTAATGAAGGCTTCGGTTTTACTTCATCCCTTTAAATTCGGGGGTACAACAGCTTTCACAAGTGACATAAAAGTGAAACACATGGTCACTGTGATCATAAAAAACTTGTGGCGACTGCATGATTTCATAAAGGGGAAGAGTCATTTTCTGAGACCTACATCACTGATATTTGATGTTTGCTGAAAATATCAATAACATAAGCATACAGTACACAAATAGGAAATCAGTATACTTTTGAAATTGCCCAGGGAATCTTGGTAGACCTCTGAGTTTGTGAAGACCACTGGaaggttgtgtgttttcctttattGCAATGGTTTTCAAAACAGTATTGTTTAATAGTTAAGATGCTAAATGAGCTTTCATCTATGCGGTGTGGGTATACTCTTGTGTAAAACTGAAATACAACATAGTTGCTGCATATAAACAATGGGAAAAAGATAATGTGACTAAAAGCCTTGAAATTGATAAATGGTATGCATTTGGTATTAGCCATCTGATCTAGGCTACCATTTTGGGTCATTTAGCACACGTTGACAGCAGTGATTGGTCAAGTCGTTTAAAGAGGGAAGGAATTAGGATCGCAGATGTTTTCACTGCATTGTTTTGGCAGAACAGAAAGTAGGAATGCGATTAAAAGATTTCTCTTGAATGGGTTGCACTAATGGAGGTATGTGACTGAAGCAAGTCGGTTTATGGAAAAAGGTAATTTTGCACTCAACTCATGCAGGTCTTTGTTGAGAACATGGCTTGTagagtttctttttaaatctagTTTGTGAGGTCaaattgtttatatatattttgttttcaaatgtgtcttGAAATGTCCCTTTAACCACTTTGCgacactgcagcacattttAACATGAGCTGAGTATAATTGCCCACCCTTCTATTTCATTATGTCCaccaaattacatttttgccCAAGTTTGACATTATtggagaaaatacatttaaaagttattttgcaaCTTTGCTGCTTAGGAAAGATTAGCCTACAGTGTTAGTTGaacttaaaatgtgtaaaatgaccTCTGTGTCACATTTAATATTGGctaaaaaagttggaatcataataTATCACAATTACATCTTCGTAATGGGTTTTTGCACTTTTTGATCTTATGCCCTGGTTTTCATTACACTTCATCATCAAgtgcaacacaaaccacagcagGAGACTACTTCACCTCTTATCGAGGTGTCATCGATTGATTTAATgagatgaaaacatcttttacaTGTTACTTAAGCTCTTAAGTTATGTAGATATGTGTCTTGTCCtttaactatttatttttatgtgtgtttatgtgcatacTATTGTAAATAATTTACAGGGGTGGGTTTTTATGTGTTCATTTACAGCTAATTCAATGTGCATGCAATGGGCACCCTCTGCTGGTGACTTGATGTGTTGCTCTCTGCTCATGCCTGGTTTATcattaaataaaaccaaatacatTCCATTCATAATCTGTTTTTTGTGATTCTCCTCTTTTGGATTCAAAACCTGACTGCATTATCAGAGCACAGTGCTCAGATTTGATCATGTTGTGAGACTGGGCTAACCAGTCAAACAATTTTTACAGTCACTGAAATAACCACCCTCCCCATTGGGACATTCCCACAAAATATGGAAGTACAGGGCTTTCCTAGTTCAACCCTGGGCTCTTTATTTCAGGTTGAGCAGTTGGCTTAACATAGAAGGTGCATACTAATAATGGGAGGTTCTACTATGAACCAGAATAACAACATACAACAGTgttgtgatgacatcacaagaGTTGTCTCAGATTTTGGTGAGGGAAAagctcttcctctttctgtatTTACAGCATATGTTTCACTTCACTTCTCCACTGTCAAAAATGGACATCCCTCTGAGCGATTGAAGGACATCACTGACAACACGACATTTCTGATTCATACTAGGATTGTTTCAGATTAGTGATGGTGGAGACTGAAGGTTGCAATTCTTGTTTGACAGCAATCGGGGTTCTGCGAGTTTCCCTCGTGGATGAACTGGAAGGACGAATTGACTCGCTGCTAGAGGTTTTAGTGAATCAAGAGTTGTTCACTCGTGATGATCGTGAAGAGGTGCTGTGTCAGCCAGGGCCCCGGTCGAGAGTGAGAAAGGTTTTGGATATCCTGGGGTGTAAAGGTGAGGAAGCAGCCAAGGTATTTCTTAACATTAGCAGTCATCAGGAAGAGGCACAGAGGCATTCCAAAGAACTCAATACTCAACCTCAGTCTGTTGGTAAGTAGTACATCTgtcatttgtacattttatgtAGCACCATCAAATGatcatgttattattttacaaaagaCAAAAGTGAAGGACATACTAAGCTTAATTTATTTTGCAGAGTataacaaagtcaaacaaaagcATGAAGACGTCCTCAGGCGCCGGAGTGAGAGCATGCTCTTCTACAACACCCgacatggagagaaaaactttttttccgaacatTACGTCAATCTCCTGTTGGTTGACGGACACCAGGGCTTGGATATAAAAAGACACGAGGTGCTGACATTTGGACAAAAGCGACTATCTATGCAGCAGAAGTCAGCAGTACATAGGAAAATAGCGCCAGCTGAACTCTTTTCAAGTGCATATGGAAACCGTCCAGTCAAGAAGGTTCTGGTTACAGGGGTTGCTGGTATTGGAAAAACCATCCTGGTGCAGAAGATGATGTTCGATTTTGGTGGGAGAAAGAACCATCTTGCGTTTGATTTTATCATCCACATGACCTTCAGAGACCTCAATCTGATCGACAAACCAACAAACTTCCGGGAGTTGGTATTGCGAAAAAACCGGCACCTTGCTAAAGAGCTGGATAACATTTTAGCGAACGACGAAAAGCTGCTGATCATCTTGGATGGCTTTGATGAGTTCAGACACTACAGAAGCTGTAATGTGGATGTTTTTGTGACCGAACCAGATGAAGATGCGGAGGTGGTGGAGGTCTTAGGGAGTCTGATTCAGGGTGAACTTCTTCCCAACGCTTCTGTCATGCTAACAAGTCGACCTGCAGCCTTCAACCACATACCTGTTGGCTGCGTCGACCGCTTTGTGCTCATCACTGGCTTCTCCTTGGCTGAAGTTCGAGACTTCTTCTTACGCTATTTCCAAGATGACGCCTTTGCTGACCGCATGTTTGCAGTGGTGTCAGCGAATGAACTCATGTTAACACTGTGTTACATACCTGCATTTTGCTACATTGTGTGTTGCATCCTAAAAGAAACCAAAGATCTCTGTGGAGAAAGCCCCAAGACCATGACAGACATTTATGTGCAGTATCTGGTGGCCTTGATTCGCTCTCACACTCAGTCAAGAGCCGAAACATTTCTTCAAGAGCAAAGTGCAAGGAGCATAGACCAACTGTCTGACATAGTGATAAAGCTGGGTCGACTCGCCTTCCAAAAGCTGATGGAGCATCAGACACTATTCTACAGCAGCGACAAAGATATGGCAGCTTTAGAGGGATGCAGCCTTGTTAGTACCTTTCTTGATAAGACAGTAGCACAAGAGCCCGGCTATACTGAAGAGGTGTACTCCTTTGCGCACCTCACTGTTCAAGAGTTCTTTGCAGCAGTCTACTGTGCAGTGACCGATCACCCTTTACCTGATGCAAGTCCAGGGGGgaggacaaacagaggaaaTTTTGACCTTTTCAACCGTTTCCTGGCTGGAATCCTCTCCGAACGCAATGCTAATCTTCTATCAAGGCATTTGGGGCTGTCTTACCACAAAGAAAAAGTGGACACCTATCGGCAGAGGATCATCGGAGAACTTGCAGTGCTCTGTGACAATGGGGCCCATATCCTGAATCATTTACACTGCCTATTTGAGCAGCAGGACCCCTCACTAGCCCTTGCCGTGGAGCCCAAGACACTACGAGTCAACGTTAGCGATGAAACACTTTCACAAATGGATTACAATGCCATCAAGTACTTCCTGAACTTCATGGAGGGCAAAATATCTGAGCTGGATCTGACAGGGACTGGAGTCAGCTGCGAGGCACTTAGGGATATCCAGCCCCTACTGCTTAGATGTGAGAGTCTTTGGTGAGTTCCAACTATTTAGTTTGTATCATCTCATTCTCTGATCTTACCTGTCTCACAGGTTGAACTTCTTTTCAATAAGCTCCTTATAGAGGACACATTCCCTTTTTATGAAATGATTGCAAAGTGTTGACACCATCACTATTTGACTTTTAAGGCTTGGAGAAAACAACCTGGACATGGACAGTGTTCAGGTCATTGCTGATGTGCTGCAAGTATCAGACGCTATAACCCACCTCGGGTAAGATGTCTATCAATAATATTCCTCAGCCAATAAAATACTAGGCGACAAATAAGTTATGCAATTGCTATTTACTAAAAagcatatgtgtgttttggtCTCTAACTGGAACAAAAATAACCCAGACCATGTGTGACACTTTCTCTTCTCCATTTCAGCATTGGATGGTCAAACGTTGGCGATGATGAACTACTGGTTCTTTCTAGTGCCATacgggtaaaaaaaaaactaatggaaTTGTGGTAAGTGATGTATCACGATGCAACAATGCTTGAGGGGAAATGAAAGCCTGCCCACCCAACAGATGGTCATGATTGTCTGAATCATCAatcatttaataattttttcCATTGAAATGTTAGAAATTGCTTAATAAATACTTTACATGCACTAATACTTACTTCTGCAAACACAAGCTTGAAATATATCCCTTTAGCCTGGCTTTAGATTATGTATAGTTTTTAAACAGCTACACATCTATgtttcaaattttatttgattttatcagttggttcacttttttatttgtttttatcactttcaaAATCTATTTTATGGAATTTCACTCTCAgcattttgatttgtttcatcCGTTATCATCAAtcaattgtgaagcactttgaactgCACTAACCTGTATGAGTGCCATActattttgatttattgaatAATTGATTGGAATCAAGTTAGCATGAAGCATTAAGTCcatgggaaaataaaaataatgaagaaaacTACTGTCTGCAATTTATTTCACACatatttacttacttactttcaCAGGATGGAGGGAAACCGGGTGAGCTGCAGAGGTCTGCAGTCACTCAGCGACTTGACCCCAAACCCTCTGAAAAAAGTTGTGTGAGTAATTAACTTTTTTCAACAAATAATTCAAAGTCATATTTCAACATTTGTGGGTTTGTCTGAAGCATCTGTTGTTTCACTCATTGAGCAGCGCTATCTGGAATGACCTGACAGACACCGAGCCAGAGTCCGGGTGCAGCCAAGAAAGCATCACTGTGAACTTCACCGACGACCACATGTGGGAGGCCTGGGGGCAGTGGGTCTTCAAACGGTGTGAGGTCAGCAGCAACGAGAAGCTGGTGATGGTTCTGCATAAAGTGTGCAACATATCGGTCCACTACTTAGAGGTCCAGTGGGTGAGGACCTTCTACAAGCAACTATTGCAGCTCATCAAGCACAGGATTGAGTCATGCACCGAGG
It contains:
- the LOC109634956 gene encoding ADAMTS-like protein 1 isoform X2 codes for the protein MRGGCVGTTGLLLLVCVKVAVWANDGDAVFIREFTLIRRDHLPEEPLHDSSQRPEDPSSRTARSEEDRDTLWDAWGSWSECSRTCGGGASYSLRRCLSSKTCEGQNIKYRTCSNVDCPPEAGDFRAQQCSAHADVRHQGQYHEWLPVYNDPDNPCALKCKAKGSGLVVELAPKVLDGTRCYTESLDMCISGVCQIVGCDHELGSTTKEDNCGVCNGDGSSCRLVRGHYKSQHASGKTEDTVVVIPYKSRHVRLVLKGPDHLYVESKTLQGVKAELVFDAAGQYHLENTTLDYQKLSDKEILRVTGPLGADFTVKVQLTSGADSVIQYIYYQPIIHRWRETDFFPCSVTCGGGYQLTSAECFDLRSDRVVVDQYCHYYPENVKPKPKLQECNMDPCLASDGYKQIMPYDLYHPLPRWESSPWTACSTSCGGGIQSRSVSCVEEDMQGTITLTEEWKCLYSPKTAILQPCNTFDCPTWLAQEWSPCTVTCGQGLRYRVVLCIDHRGLHAGGCNPTTKPHIKEECLVTVPCYKSIDTLPVEAKPVWHKQAIELEEEITVTEEPTFIPAPWEPCSRTCGAGTQRRTVKCQVLLSFSQTVADLPDDECDGPKPVASQPCYRNPCSGVAGQAKESKREGEEEEEEEEEEKPEREELHDWEYEGFTECSESCGGGVQEAVVICLNKQTREAADQSLCVSARRPPQLLQDCRTQPCPPRWGTGEWSSCSATCGVGLMTRTVACTHRPSRDSNQTEVLRDEDCQNPKPSPVQACNRFDCPPMWDTYDWGKCSQSCGGGVKRRKVLCKQRLADGSILELPDTFCPSRSPASQQPCTKQECPPHWVTTDWSQCSVTCGNGIQTLQAICRKLGEDGRYSTIDTKNCTLIGRPTRIRPCLLRLCENPSKPEPTILTQKKVYIQWRKGRKIQLAVGGHGYLLPWTTVVLRCPTRHFRKGQIRWLKEGKPLLSLPHLSITPLGYVKIHQLRASDAGIYTCAAGQAREHFVLKIIGSKNKLSVPQSWLLTEGQQKIVQSDLASTGDIFQKLPISLNQYDNIVEHLLELKGFVQDEKDITDKRHSGEKHRSTLEDERTSVEASGPVVLIADTDRLDEIMHSLSEGLGGSQGEQLIAQLLSELTMTQGETNDSTLHPPESAEFSTQGPPLYKPKIHATRPRNPVVIQRPRKVGVVPSPEMIVHVGLPAVLQKPVASLELRCEALGSPEPSRTWTKNGKELLYNSRVGLLPTGSLRIQSPSKADEGLYTCTARNRFGSTSLSSWLQITGSKGKNCGQGSSMGANGSICSERSNSSQSAELCHGQSCRLSWIRWRVDPWSLCSATCGGGSQTRSVRCMRGPEGRSREVEGQLCLDTGRRPSDSRLCNLLPCARWATTSWGPCHGQCIGPSLATQHRHVFCQNTNGTKVPHRMCSGLHRPSSLKNCSTEGCSLHWRVGPWTQCTATCGRHGFQSRPVTCAHRRTSKATREHHCMWRPRPPSWQRCNILSCGRGECRDSTRYCEKVRQLELCPLPQFKSRCCHSCQNT